A window of the Desulfovibrio sp. UIB00 genome harbors these coding sequences:
- the uvsE gene encoding UV DNA damage repair endonuclease UvsE produces MIRYGFACKTIGVPGADLSALTLARATPENMLTVCRHNLRALETMLRYCASARIPLMRISSDIIPLASHPQNTFDWRACLQDELEGLRAVLKQTDIRVSMHPGQYTVLNSPRQEVVEHAFADLVFHADFLDALGADGSARIVLHLGGGYGDRASALVRLAKNLLALPPHVLARISLENDERTFTIEDALCICDKCGLPAIFDVFHHSLNSPAKGNLAYWLDRAMESWNPQHGRPKLHYSQQLAGGKAGMHSRTIAMRDFMKFHQSLGQREVDVMLEVKDKNLSAEKCIQLTNPGLTRQELTAQWARYKYLVLERDQAAYTAIRALLKAETPDAKAFYALVEQAMEKELCGPQARNAAEHVWGYVDKLAAPAEKKRALAGMAELQNGLAALPRVKRLLLTLAERHKVEYLLHSIYFYV; encoded by the coding sequence ATGATACGTTATGGATTTGCCTGCAAGACCATCGGGGTACCCGGCGCTGACCTGAGCGCTCTTACCCTTGCCCGGGCCACGCCCGAAAACATGCTCACCGTGTGCCGACACAATCTGCGCGCGCTGGAAACCATGTTGCGCTACTGCGCCTCGGCGCGCATCCCCTTGATGCGCATAAGCTCGGACATCATCCCACTGGCTTCGCACCCGCAAAACACATTTGACTGGCGCGCATGCTTGCAAGACGAACTGGAAGGGCTGCGCGCCGTGCTGAAGCAAACCGATATCCGGGTTTCCATGCATCCCGGTCAGTACACGGTGCTGAACTCCCCCCGGCAAGAGGTGGTGGAGCACGCCTTTGCTGACCTTGTATTCCATGCCGACTTTCTTGACGCGCTGGGGGCGGACGGCAGCGCCCGCATCGTCTTGCACCTTGGCGGGGGCTATGGCGACAGGGCATCCGCCCTCGTGCGGCTGGCAAAAAATCTGCTGGCCCTGCCGCCGCACGTTCTGGCCCGCATCTCGCTTGAAAACGATGAGCGCACATTTACTATTGAAGATGCTCTGTGTATCTGCGATAAATGCGGCCTGCCCGCCATCTTTGACGTTTTTCACCATTCCCTGAACTCCCCGGCAAAGGGAAATCTGGCGTACTGGCTTGATCGCGCCATGGAGAGCTGGAACCCGCAGCATGGCCGCCCCAAGCTGCATTACAGCCAGCAGCTTGCTGGCGGCAAAGCGGGCATGCACTCGCGCACCATTGCCATGCGGGATTTTATGAAATTTCATCAGTCTCTGGGGCAGCGTGAGGTGGATGTGATGCTGGAGGTGAAGGACAAAAACCTTTCAGCCGAAAAGTGCATCCAACTCACCAATCCTGGGCTGACGCGGCAGGAGCTTACGGCCCAGTGGGCCAGATACAAGTATCTTGTGCTGGAGAGAGATCAGGCAGCCTACACGGCCATACGCGCCCTGCTCAAGGCGGAGACGCCCGATGCCAAGGCTTTTTATGCACTGGTGGAGCAGGCGATGGAAAAGGAACTTTGCGGCCCGCAGGCGCGCAATGCCGCCGAGCATGTGTGGGGCTATGTGGACAAGCTGGCCGCGCCCGCAGAAAAAAAGCGCGCTCTGGCGGGCATGGCTGAACTGCAAAACGGCCTTGCCGCCCTGCCCCGCGTCAAGCGTCTGCTGCTGACCCTGGCCGAGCGGCATAAGGTGGAATACCTGCTGCACAGCATCTATTTTTATGTGTAG
- a CDS encoding MOSC domain-containing protein has translation MGKIIAICTSQKKGTAKKAVDQANIIENHGIEGDAHAGNWLRQVSLLSWQAIEAFKARGALVANGCFGENLIVDGIDFAALPVGTRIACDDVLLEVTQIGKECHSHCQIFHTMGECIMPTQGVFAKVLHGGVVRTGDMMEVLDPSAGEAAPA, from the coding sequence ATGGGCAAGATCATAGCCATTTGCACCAGTCAGAAAAAAGGCACGGCCAAAAAGGCCGTGGATCAGGCGAATATTATAGAAAATCACGGCATTGAGGGCGACGCTCACGCGGGCAACTGGCTCCGTCAGGTCAGCCTGCTTTCGTGGCAGGCCATCGAGGCCTTCAAGGCCCGGGGCGCTCTGGTCGCCAACGGCTGTTTTGGAGAAAATCTGATAGTGGACGGTATTGATTTTGCCGCTCTGCCGGTGGGAACCCGTATTGCGTGTGATGACGTGCTGCTGGAAGTTACGCAGATCGGCAAGGAATGTCACAGCCATTGCCAGATATTCCACACCATGGGCGAATGCATCATGCCCACCCAGGGCGTATTTGCCAAGGTGTTGCACGGCGGCGTTGTGCGCACGGGCGACATGATGGAAGTATTGGATCCCTCTGCCGGGGAAGCTGCGCCTGCATAA
- a CDS encoding NapC/NirT family cytochrome c: protein MPYPSKRVWIVGCIALAACVGLAAAGVSYSSRTEFCLSCHEMRVYQDELMLSPHAKDAQGKAIGCSQCHIPSGNLARMLGAKAWMGIKDLWVHNVEGGTDLDRAAMQPIARRFTDDANCRACHQDLTRNAKADGPISAEGRLAHDNYEGKNGQARSGCVGCHRNLAHLPVFDERIPANQKFAQKIKEIRP, encoded by the coding sequence ATGCCGTATCCTTCTAAGCGCGTCTGGATTGTGGGCTGTATCGCCCTGGCCGCGTGCGTAGGCCTGGCGGCAGCGGGAGTGTCGTATTCGTCGCGGACGGAGTTTTGCCTGTCCTGCCACGAAATGCGCGTGTATCAGGATGAACTGATGCTCTCCCCGCACGCCAAGGACGCACAGGGCAAAGCCATCGGATGCTCGCAATGCCATATCCCTTCGGGCAATCTGGCCCGCATGCTCGGCGCCAAGGCATGGATGGGGATAAAAGACCTGTGGGTTCACAATGTGGAGGGCGGTACGGATCTTGACCGGGCTGCCATGCAACCCATTGCCCGCCGCTTTACGGACGATGCCAACTGCCGCGCCTGCCATCAGGATTTGACCCGCAATGCCAAGGCAGACGGGCCGATCTCGGCAGAGGGCCGCCTTGCGCACGACAATTACGAAGGCAAGAACGGTCAGGCCCGCAGCGGTTGCGTGGGCTGCCATCGCAACCTTGCCCACTTGCCCGTATTTGACGAGCGCATTCCAGCAAATCAGAAGTTCGCACAGAAAATCAAGGAGATACGGCCATGA
- a CDS encoding GNAT family N-acetyltransferase, which yields MSGVVEKALSQTLRIRQATACDHAPLADLWRRSVEATHHFLPSGEVERLFHDVHNTYLPGVEILWVAELAPCGQAAPAQHATGSPLAGFIGCNGAQVEMLFVEPRCFRHGVGRALLEHVRALHSRLTLDVNEQNPQALAFYERQGFKVVGRSALDGQGNPYPLLHMEWQGEPA from the coding sequence ATGAGCGGCGTTGTCGAAAAGGCTCTTTCGCAGACATTGCGCATCCGGCAGGCAACAGCCTGCGACCATGCGCCCTTGGCGGATTTGTGGCGGCGCAGCGTGGAGGCCACCCACCATTTTTTGCCTTCCGGCGAGGTGGAACGCCTGTTTCATGATGTGCACAACACCTATCTGCCGGGCGTGGAAATCCTATGGGTGGCGGAGCTTGCGCCTTGCGGGCAGGCTGCACCCGCGCAACACGCTACGGGCAGCCCATTGGCGGGCTTTATTGGCTGCAACGGCGCGCAGGTGGAAATGCTCTTTGTTGAGCCGCGCTGCTTCCGTCACGGCGTGGGCAGGGCGCTTCTGGAGCACGTGCGGGCCTTGCACTCCCGGCTGACGCTGGATGTGAACGAACAGAATCCGCAGGCTCTGGCTTTTTATGAGCGGCAGGGTTTCAAGGTGGTGGGGCGGTCGGCTCTGGACGGGCAGGGCAATCCCTACCCCCTGTTGCACATGGAGTGGCAGGGCGAACCAGCCTGA
- a CDS encoding translocation/assembly module TamB domain-containing protein, translated as MDQEHSAAPPSSSPSASAALGGKAASNAGQPGHRKPSGGGSGSFRKWLRRAGWALGLCVLLCVIALAATLAALRSESVQGWLTEKINTAMEAAPGSGTPPAGVRARITHLSGSLPFEFSLGLELFDGDGLWMRLPDCRAQWDWRALPSVVRIASVYVNDAQLLRLPILPDAPVPAPAPPLTEAALRAMLGDALRMLGGLPGWLPQVHLGGLNILNAHLPQALLGGEAPAAARNETAPTPKVAAPDAEKSAPPTAEGQPATPGATLPGVRPELHPEAQGGGRNKTSADVLLEASLRVEGGIQGAKAFLLLRIACAEDSPLYVGGAAIHGVDSTAKVILTPSHVGEVLGLDATAELSSILRRASDASTASPASSSSVEISSARNLPAESGVLAALLREGTYVQARLAARVTAPVAGGGAAGVSAALESIRVEAGPLHLAGHAKWDTGEAASWLDGPLDVDIQANTGGKADSEKDAAEKTAPASAAAPFTNSTLLPELAQLRITAKGPLQTPDMQIALDCPAWNVGGHALADISLKLESTPLNWGRVLLGAFKQTSATPAEVGLTDPGQKDAAQAAELTVKVQASAVVDSHPQRLGATLFALNDSEDGHGLLRAGLRDLQCQLLGVAGSGHVSAALPLPPLVGGMPRVNGKVDVRVADWQALSAMLPGARLDGDAALSLELASLRVEPAVPAAAQSSSGQDLSGKNSQAQKTQAPASQAAYSQQATLRWRVPRMAYRAGKDPAVEIQGLEGEAVLTDTLGKGLLAVRLDLAGVRSGTIRLGAKLRAQGSIFGPLEASLETSGFAATRCAVRWQPGLLELRRLDLDLPAQKLGLRAAAGATMRYGAGDLEVNGLDVTMKPSGRLRAQAALGPEKLDLRLTLERLSLAPWRVLIPALPKGELEASARLTGTPAQPGGDLRVDVRGLVVPGAALKPMNLALTGKLERDSAGSGALALRLVPDQATVVALGGTECRVEARLPLLFGPDGLPSPNMQGPLRAAVHWNGAVAPLWSLMPVADQRLAGRLALSLDVGGSLEAPTPKGFVRMDDTRYENLQYGVLLTGINLRLDLEEGRGGALGLARLNLGAADGQGGTARITGQARLDGSMLDFKAVVDHLRPLRRRDIRVELSAQTSVAGSAAAPQVRGTVTVNQGLVLLNNLDVGTSITTLPISKVSPAWARAGHEPPTPAVPQGKKTASPAAVGPAPTAPASGGSAGLLDLRIVIPGRFVVEGFGLKSEWKADMHVGGTPAEPLISGQLSAVKGSLDILGKNFKLARGAVTFGGGAVSNPLLDIMLTSQTPALMANISIVGTVRKMQLILSSDPEMPRDEILAQILFGKSASELGRFENLRLAAAVAQLAGFGSGSGGGGVLDSARQVLGVDVLRFNSSASGTNGTGQSGQGGDGMAAGSSVEMGKYLTEDIYVGVQQGAKQGTTAFVIQLELTPKANLELRTEQQSTKGGLTWKYNY; from the coding sequence ATGGATCAGGAACACAGCGCGGCCCCGCCGTCTTCCTCTCCTTCCGCATCTGCCGCTCTGGGCGGCAAGGCTGCCTCCAATGCGGGCCAGCCCGGCCACAGAAAACCCTCTGGCGGCGGTAGTGGTTCCTTTCGCAAGTGGCTGCGCCGTGCAGGCTGGGCGCTGGGCCTGTGCGTGCTGCTGTGCGTAATTGCCCTTGCCGCAACCCTCGCGGCCTTGCGCAGCGAATCCGTGCAGGGCTGGCTGACGGAAAAAATCAATACGGCTATGGAAGCCGCGCCGGGATCCGGTACGCCGCCTGCTGGCGTGCGGGCGCGCATTACCCATCTTTCCGGCTCCTTGCCTTTTGAATTTTCTCTTGGCCTGGAACTGTTCGATGGTGACGGTCTGTGGATGCGTCTGCCGGACTGCCGCGCGCAATGGGATTGGCGCGCCCTGCCTTCGGTCGTGCGCATTGCTTCCGTATATGTAAATGACGCGCAACTGTTGCGCCTGCCCATACTGCCGGACGCGCCCGTTCCTGCGCCTGCGCCGCCCCTGACTGAGGCTGCCTTGCGCGCCATGCTGGGTGATGCGCTACGCATGCTTGGCGGTTTGCCCGGCTGGTTGCCGCAGGTGCATCTTGGCGGGCTGAACATCCTCAATGCCCATTTGCCTCAAGCTTTGCTGGGTGGGGAGGCTCCTGCCGCTGCCCGGAATGAAACTGCGCCAACCCCAAAGGTTGCCGCGCCAGATGCGGAAAAAAGTGCGCCTCCTACCGCAGAGGGCCAGCCAGCGACACCCGGCGCGACATTGCCCGGAGTGCGCCCTGAGCTGCATCCCGAAGCGCAGGGCGGAGGGAGAAATAAAACTTCCGCCGATGTACTTCTTGAAGCCAGCCTGCGGGTGGAGGGTGGAATACAGGGGGCGAAAGCCTTCTTGCTGCTCAGAATAGCCTGCGCGGAAGATAGCCCTTTGTACGTTGGTGGGGCGGCAATCCACGGGGTTGACTCAACAGCCAAAGTGATTCTCACCCCCTCCCACGTGGGCGAAGTTCTTGGCCTTGATGCCACAGCCGAGCTTTCCTCGATATTGCGCAGGGCTTCTGACGCTTCCACTGCTTCTCCTGCAAGTTCTTCTTCCGTAGAAATCTCTTCTGCCAGGAATCTGCCCGCCGAATCAGGCGTGCTTGCCGCCCTGCTGCGCGAAGGAACCTATGTACAGGCGCGCCTTGCCGCGCGCGTCACTGCTCCCGTCGCTGGTGGTGGAGCCGCCGGGGTCAGCGCCGCGCTGGAAAGCATCCGGGTGGAAGCCGGGCCTCTGCATCTTGCCGGGCATGCAAAGTGGGACACTGGCGAGGCCGCTTCCTGGTTGGACGGGCCGCTGGATGTGGATATTCAGGCCAACACTGGCGGGAAAGCTGATTCGGAAAAAGACGCTGCTGAAAAGACCGCACCTGCATCAGCTGCCGCTCCTTTCACAAACAGTACCTTGCTGCCGGAACTCGCCCAGTTGCGCATCACGGCAAAGGGGCCGCTGCAAACTCCAGATATGCAGATAGCGCTGGATTGCCCCGCGTGGAACGTGGGCGGGCATGCCCTGGCGGATATTTCCCTGAAACTGGAATCCACGCCGCTCAACTGGGGGCGGGTGCTGCTTGGCGCTTTCAAGCAGACAAGTGCAACCCCGGCAGAAGTCGGGCTGACAGACCCCGGACAAAAAGATGCGGCGCAGGCAGCGGAACTGACAGTAAAAGTGCAGGCCTCCGCCGTAGTGGATAGCCATCCACAGCGCCTTGGCGCAACGCTTTTTGCCCTGAACGACAGTGAAGACGGGCATGGTCTTTTGCGCGCTGGCCTGCGTGACCTTCAATGCCAGTTGCTGGGCGTGGCTGGTTCTGGCCATGTGAGTGCGGCCTTGCCCCTGCCGCCGCTGGTGGGCGGTATGCCCCGCGTGAACGGCAAGGTGGACGTGCGCGTGGCGGACTGGCAGGCGTTGTCCGCCATGTTGCCTGGGGCGCGGCTGGACGGAGACGCCGCGCTCTCCCTTGAACTGGCTTCGCTGCGGGTGGAACCTGCGGTGCCCGCAGCTGCTCAAAGTTCGTCAGGCCAGGATTTATCAGGCAAAAATTCTCAAGCCCAGAAAACGCAGGCTCCGGCCTCGCAGGCCGCGTACTCACAGCAGGCAACGCTTCGCTGGCGAGTGCCTCGGATGGCTTACCGGGCAGGCAAAGACCCGGCGGTGGAAATCCAGGGCCTGGAGGGCGAGGCGGTTCTGACCGATACCCTCGGCAAGGGCCTGCTTGCCGTCCGGCTTGACCTCGCCGGGGTACGCAGCGGGACTATCCGCCTTGGTGCCAAGCTGCGCGCCCAGGGTTCCATATTTGGGCCATTGGAAGCCAGCCTCGAAACAAGTGGATTTGCCGCAACGCGTTGCGCCGTGCGTTGGCAGCCCGGCCTGCTTGAACTGCGCCGCCTTGATCTTGACCTGCCCGCGCAAAAGCTGGGCCTGCGCGCGGCGGCAGGGGCCACAATGCGCTACGGCGCGGGCGATCTGGAGGTCAACGGTCTTGATGTAACCATGAAGCCTTCCGGCAGGTTGCGGGCGCAGGCCGCCCTTGGGCCGGAAAAGCTTGATCTGCGCCTTACGTTGGAGCGTCTTTCGCTCGCGCCCTGGCGTGTGCTGATTCCGGCCTTGCCCAAGGGCGAGCTTGAGGCCAGCGCACGGCTTACCGGCACTCCGGCTCAACCCGGCGGGGATCTGCGCGTGGACGTGCGCGGCCTTGTGGTGCCGGGGGCGGCGCTCAAACCCATGAATCTTGCGCTTACCGGCAAGCTGGAGCGGGACAGTGCTGGCAGCGGCGCTCTGGCCCTGCGCCTTGTGCCGGATCAGGCCACGGTGGTGGCTCTGGGCGGTACGGAATGCCGGGTAGAAGCCCGTTTGCCCCTTCTTTTCGGGCCGGACGGATTGCCGAGCCCGAACATGCAGGGGCCGCTCCGCGCGGCAGTGCACTGGAATGGAGCCGTGGCCCCCCTGTGGAGCCTTATGCCCGTGGCTGACCAGCGGCTTGCGGGGCGGCTTGCGCTTTCGCTTGATGTGGGCGGCAGCCTTGAGGCCCCGACCCCCAAGGGTTTTGTGCGCATGGACGACACCCGTTACGAAAATTTGCAGTACGGTGTGCTGCTCACGGGCATCAACCTACGGCTTGATCTTGAAGAAGGCCGTGGCGGCGCATTGGGGCTTGCCCGTCTGAACCTTGGCGCAGCTGATGGGCAGGGCGGTACAGCGCGCATCACCGGGCAGGCCAGGCTTGACGGCAGCATGCTTGATTTCAAGGCCGTGGTTGACCATCTGCGCCCCTTGCGACGCCGCGACATCCGCGTGGAACTTTCGGCGCAGACTTCCGTGGCTGGCAGCGCCGCAGCGCCCCAAGTACGGGGAACCGTCACCGTGAATCAGGGGCTTGTGCTGCTCAATAACCTTGATGTGGGCACCAGCATCACCACCCTGCCCATCAGCAAGGTTTCGCCCGCCTGGGCCAGAGCAGGGCATGAACCGCCCACACCTGCCGTGCCGCAGGGCAAAAAGACCGCATCCCCCGCAGCCGTCGGCCCAGCCCCAACTGCTCCCGCTTCTGGCGGCAGTGCGGGCCTGCTGGACTTGCGCATTGTCATCCCGGGGCGCTTTGTCGTGGAAGGGTTTGGACTCAAGAGCGAGTGGAAGGCAGACATGCATGTAGGCGGTACGCCCGCCGAACCTCTGATCTCCGGCCAGCTCAGCGCTGTAAAAGGCAGTCTTGATATTCTGGGCAAAAATTTCAAGCTGGCGCGGGGCGCTGTGACCTTTGGCGGCGGGGCTGTGTCCAACCCCCTGCTGGACATCATGCTCACCAGTCAGACCCCTGCACTCATGGCCAATATCAGCATTGTGGGCACGGTGCGCAAAATGCAGCTGATCCTGAGCAGCGACCCTGAAATGCCGCGCGATGAAATTCTGGCCCAGATACTTTTTGGCAAAAGTGCCAGCGAGCTTGGGAGGTTTGAAAATCTGCGTCTGGCCGCCGCCGTGGCGCAGCTGGCCGGATTTGGGTCGGGCAGCGGAGGCGGTGGTGTGCTGGATTCTGCACGTCAGGTGCTGGGCGTTGATGTGCTGCGCTTCAATTCCAGCGCTTCCGGCACAAACGGGACGGGCCAGTCGGGCCAAGGCGGCGACGGCATGGCGGCGGGCAGCTCGGTGGAAATGGGCAAGTACCTCACGGAAGATATCTATGTGGGCGTGCAGCAGGGAGCCAAACAGGGCACAACCGCCTTTGTGATTCAGCTGGAGCTGACCCCGAAGGCCAATCTTGAACTGCGCACCGAGCAGCAGAGTACCAAGGGCGGCCTGACCTGGAAGTATAATTATTGA